Part of the Nostoc sp. ATCC 53789 genome, CGACGGATTGACGCTATTGGAATTGGCTTAGGTGTTTTTATTGCCGGCGGCTTGGCTTATGTAACGTTGCAGCTAGTCGGTTTGGACACTCAGAAAGCTGGTATATGGAGCCAAGTCTTACTAGTCAGTGGGTTAATTGGCTGGTTAGCGACCTATTTTTTCCGTGCGGTGGGACAAAAAATGACCTACCA contains:
- a CDS encoding DUF3007 family protein, giving the protein MRRIDAIGIGLGVFIAGGLAYVTLQLVGLDTQKAGIWSQVLLVSGLIGWLATYFFRAVGQKMTYHQQREQYEQDFLQKRLDELTPEELARIQAEIEQEEQSQV